The Martelella sp. AD-3 genome includes a region encoding these proteins:
- a CDS encoding usg protein, which translates to MRFASELEMQLAGYGLTTAHILYRLPDFDNLLQTYLWQDYDLAPDFPQMHKFLDFWKQNLDGPLHSVRYAHKRLIGPNEWRQVSGEITLH; encoded by the coding sequence ATGCGATTTGCTTCCGAACTTGAAATGCAGCTTGCCGGCTACGGGCTGACCACGGCCCATATTCTCTATCGTCTCCCGGATTTCGACAATCTCCTGCAGACCTATCTCTGGCAGGATTACGATCTCGCGCCGGATTTTCCGCAAATGCACAAATTTCTCGATTTCTGGAAGCAAAATCTCGACGGCCCGCTGCACTCGGTTCGCTATGCCCACAAGCGGCTGATCGGTCCCAATGAATGGCGTCAGGTTTCGGGCGAAATCACGCTCCACTGA
- a CDS encoding ABC transporter permease, which yields MSAANTPLPGWVTFVLMPLLNLVTALVISGLVIWLIGQNPFEALGYLLNGALGNGMGVGFTLYYATNFIFTGLSVAMAYHAGLFNIGSEGQAYVGGLGCALVALALDQYVPWYVTMPFAILGAGIFGAAWAFIPAWLQARRGSHIVITTIMFNFIGAALMVYLLVHVLKPAGAMSPETRGFGPGGQLPDLDWLMAMFGSRLGPAPLNVSFIISLVMCAAVWFLIWRTKFGYSVRALGMSKSAATYAGIPYARTVIVTMLLSGGLAGMMALNVVMGSADRLQVEFVGGAGFVGIAVSLMGRNHPLGILLAAVLFGILYQGGAQLSFMMPQITRDMIVMIQGLVILFAGALEFLYRPALVRVFARRQMLAEA from the coding sequence ATGAGCGCTGCCAACACGCCCCTGCCCGGCTGGGTCACTTTCGTCCTGATGCCGCTCTTGAACCTCGTCACCGCCCTCGTCATTTCCGGACTGGTGATCTGGCTGATCGGACAGAACCCCTTCGAGGCACTGGGTTACCTCCTCAACGGCGCGCTCGGCAACGGCATGGGCGTCGGCTTCACGCTCTATTATGCGACCAACTTCATCTTCACCGGGCTTTCCGTGGCGATGGCCTATCATGCCGGTCTCTTCAATATCGGCTCGGAAGGCCAGGCCTATGTCGGCGGGCTCGGCTGCGCGCTGGTCGCGCTGGCGCTCGACCAGTATGTGCCGTGGTATGTAACGATGCCGTTCGCCATTCTGGGCGCCGGCATATTCGGCGCCGCATGGGCCTTCATCCCCGCATGGCTGCAGGCCAGGCGCGGCAGCCATATCGTCATCACAACGATCATGTTCAATTTCATCGGCGCAGCGCTGATGGTCTATCTTCTGGTGCATGTGCTGAAGCCCGCGGGCGCCATGTCGCCGGAAACACGCGGCTTTGGCCCCGGCGGCCAGCTGCCGGATCTCGACTGGCTGATGGCGATGTTCGGTTCCAGGCTCGGCCCCGCGCCGCTCAACGTTTCCTTCATCATCAGCCTCGTCATGTGCGCTGCCGTCTGGTTCCTGATCTGGCGCACCAAGTTCGGCTATTCCGTGCGCGCGCTCGGCATGAGCAAGTCGGCGGCCACCTATGCCGGCATTCCCTATGCCCGCACGGTGATCGTCACCATGCTCCTTTCGGGCGGCCTTGCGGGCATGATGGCGCTCAATGTGGTGATGGGGTCCGCCGACCGGCTGCAGGTGGAATTCGTGGGCGGCGCCGGCTTCGTCGGCATCGCCGTTTCGCTGATGGGTCGCAACCATCCGCTCGGCATCCTACTGGCGGCCGTCCTGTTCGGCATTCTCTATCAGGGCGGCGCGCAGCTTTCCTTCATGATGCCGCAGATCACCCGCGACATGATCGTGATGATCCAGGGTCTCGTCATCCTGTTTGCGGGAGCGCTCGAGTTTCTCTACCGCCCGGCCCTTGTCCGGGTTTTCGCCCGACGACAGATGTTAGCGGAGGCCTGA
- a CDS encoding aldo/keto reductase produces MRAINGIPQIGFGTWKRRGDEAYRTVLAALEAGYRHIDTAQAYGNEAEVGRALADFGVGRDEIFVTTKVWIDNYGEDAFRRSVEESLEKLGGMEIDLLLLHWPGRAGGPAFEDYIGRLADAHDAGLAKRIGVSNFTRALMDKAAGLLGDRKIAANQVECHVFHQNRLVADYCDRNGIAFTAYSPLAQGKIAGDPVLKTIGAAHGVSEGEIALAFLMAEGHVVIPTSSKPERVKSNLAAAEIALSQDEIERLRVLDKGLRLIDPEWAPEWD; encoded by the coding sequence ATGAGAGCCATCAACGGTATCCCCCAGATCGGGTTCGGGACCTGGAAAAGGCGTGGCGACGAGGCCTACAGGACGGTGCTCGCCGCGCTCGAGGCCGGCTATCGCCATATCGATACGGCGCAGGCCTATGGCAACGAAGCGGAGGTGGGGCGCGCGCTGGCAGATTTCGGCGTGGGTCGGGATGAGATCTTCGTAACGACCAAGGTGTGGATCGACAATTACGGCGAGGATGCTTTTCGAAGAAGCGTCGAGGAAAGCCTTGAAAAGCTCGGCGGCATGGAAATCGATCTTCTGCTGTTGCATTGGCCTGGTCGCGCGGGCGGGCCGGCATTCGAGGACTATATCGGCCGGCTGGCCGACGCGCATGACGCCGGCCTTGCCAAACGGATCGGCGTGTCCAATTTCACCCGCGCGCTGATGGACAAGGCTGCCGGGCTGCTCGGCGATCGCAAGATCGCAGCCAATCAGGTCGAATGCCATGTCTTTCACCAGAACCGGCTGGTCGCCGATTATTGCGACAGGAACGGCATTGCCTTTACCGCCTATTCGCCGCTGGCGCAGGGCAAGATTGCCGGCGACCCGGTGCTGAAGACGATCGGCGCGGCCCACGGCGTTTCCGAAGGCGAGATCGCGCTCGCATTCCTGATGGCGGAGGGCCATGTGGTCATCCCGACTTCCAGCAAGCCGGAACGGGTGAAGTCGAATCTGGCGGCCGCCGAGATCGCGCTATCGCAGGACGAGATCGAACGTTTGAGAGTTCTCGACAAAGGCCTGAGACTGATCGACCCGGAATGGGCGCCGGAGTGGGACTGA
- the deoC gene encoding deoxyribose-phosphate aldolase — protein MKHHTEQEAASVSLSLLDLTNLSDDCTEKDIEALIARAYTPYGTPAAICIWPRFVSLARQMLGTDHMIKIATVVNFPSGDMSLGAVEEETEQAIRDGADEIDLVIPYNKLKTGNEWAASEMVRAIRFLCREPVTLKVILETGELADAALIRKAATIAIAEGADFIKTSTGKVKVNATLEAADIMLGVIREAGRKVGFKPAGGISSVRDAQLYLSLAETVMGEGWVMPTTFRFGASGLLDDIQGVLAGKQSTVTGSGY, from the coding sequence ATGAAACACCATACAGAGCAGGAAGCCGCTTCGGTTTCGCTTTCGCTCCTGGACCTGACGAACCTTTCCGACGATTGCACCGAGAAGGATATCGAGGCGCTGATCGCGCGCGCCTACACGCCCTACGGCACGCCGGCGGCGATCTGCATCTGGCCGCGCTTCGTGAGCCTCGCCCGGCAGATGCTCGGGACCGACCACATGATCAAGATCGCCACCGTGGTCAATTTCCCCTCGGGCGACATGTCGCTCGGCGCCGTGGAGGAAGAGACCGAACAGGCAATCCGCGACGGCGCGGACGAGATCGACCTCGTCATCCCCTACAACAAGCTGAAGACCGGCAATGAATGGGCGGCGAGCGAAATGGTTCGCGCCATCCGCTTTCTCTGCCGCGAACCGGTTACCCTCAAGGTGATCCTCGAGACCGGCGAACTGGCCGATGCAGCGCTCATCCGCAAGGCGGCCACGATCGCCATTGCCGAGGGCGCGGACTTCATCAAGACCTCGACCGGCAAGGTCAAGGTCAACGCCACACTGGAAGCCGCAGATATCATGCTCGGCGTCATCCGCGAAGCCGGTCGCAAGGTTGGCTTCAAGCCGGCGGGCGGCATCTCCTCGGTGCGCGATGCGCAGCTTTACCTGAGCCTTGCCGAAACGGTGATGGGCGAAGGCTGGGTGATGCCGACAACCTTCCGCTTCGGCGCTTCCGGACTTCTGGACGACATCCAGGGCGTGCTCGCGGGCAAGCAGTCGACTGTCACCGGCAGCGGTTACTAG
- a CDS encoding ABC transporter ATP-binding protein, translating into MSTPPAIELIGIDKSFGPVHANKNINLKVEKGSIHGIIGENGAGKSTLMSILYGFYQADRGEVRVNGKPLEIADSDDAIAAGIGMVHQHFMLVEDFTVLENVMLGAEGGSLLNQGESKARKELKRLESEYGLEVDPDAVIEQLPVGLQQRVEILKAMFRGAEILILDEPTGVLTPAEADHLFRILGMLRDQGHTIILITHKLREIMAITDEVSVMRRGEMVATRKTAETTVEELAELMVGRRVLLRVEKGEPNPGEVALSVRNLTVHDNRGVPMVKNVSFDVRAGEIVGIAGVAGNGQSELLEALSGIRKPHSGEIYVHGKKIVHANPATYRRIGVAHIPEDRHHMGLILPFEERENSILGYHQLEKYGRGGVLNRQAILDDAREKIEKYDIRPPNPLLKTANFSGGNQQKIVVAREIERDPDILLVGQPTRGVDIGAIEFIHRRIIDMRDSGKAVLLVSVELDEIRALADRILVMFAGENVGEAKPDAGEQQLGLMMAGIAS; encoded by the coding sequence TTGAGCACACCGCCCGCAATCGAACTTATCGGTATAGACAAGAGCTTCGGGCCCGTTCACGCCAACAAGAATATCAATCTGAAGGTCGAAAAGGGCTCCATCCACGGCATTATCGGTGAAAACGGGGCCGGAAAATCGACCCTGATGTCGATCCTCTACGGTTTCTACCAGGCCGATCGCGGCGAGGTTCGCGTTAACGGCAAGCCGCTTGAAATCGCCGATAGCGACGACGCCATTGCCGCCGGCATCGGCATGGTCCATCAGCATTTCATGCTGGTGGAGGACTTTACCGTGCTGGAGAATGTCATGCTCGGCGCCGAGGGCGGCTCGCTCCTCAACCAGGGCGAAAGCAAGGCGCGCAAGGAACTGAAGCGGCTGGAAAGCGAGTACGGCCTCGAGGTCGATCCCGACGCGGTCATCGAACAGCTTCCCGTGGGCCTGCAGCAGCGCGTCGAAATCCTCAAGGCCATGTTCCGCGGGGCGGAGATCCTGATCCTCGACGAACCGACCGGCGTGTTGACGCCGGCGGAAGCCGACCACCTGTTCCGCATTCTCGGCATGCTCCGCGACCAGGGCCATACGATCATCCTCATCACCCACAAGCTGCGCGAGATCATGGCGATCACCGACGAGGTTTCCGTCATGCGCCGCGGCGAGATGGTCGCCACCCGCAAGACCGCCGAGACGACGGTGGAGGAACTGGCCGAACTCATGGTCGGCCGCCGCGTGCTGCTGCGCGTGGAAAAGGGCGAGCCGAACCCGGGCGAGGTCGCCCTTTCGGTGCGCAATCTGACCGTCCACGACAATCGCGGCGTGCCGATGGTCAAGAACGTCTCCTTCGATGTGCGCGCCGGCGAGATCGTCGGCATTGCCGGCGTGGCCGGAAACGGCCAGTCGGAGCTTCTGGAAGCGCTTTCCGGAATCCGCAAGCCGCATTCCGGCGAGATCTACGTGCACGGCAAGAAGATCGTCCATGCCAATCCCGCCACATACCGGAGGATCGGCGTCGCCCATATCCCCGAAGACCGGCACCATATGGGCCTGATCCTGCCGTTCGAGGAACGCGAGAACAGCATTCTCGGCTATCACCAGCTTGAGAAATACGGTCGCGGCGGCGTGCTGAACCGCCAGGCAATCCTCGATGACGCGCGCGAGAAGATCGAGAAATACGATATCCGCCCGCCGAATCCGCTTCTGAAGACCGCCAACTTCTCCGGCGGCAACCAGCAGAAGATCGTGGTCGCCCGGGAGATCGAACGCGATCCCGACATCCTGCTTGTCGGCCAGCCGACGCGCGGCGTGGATATCGGCGCGATCGAATTCATTCACCGGCGCATCATCGACATGCGCGACAGCGGCAAGGCCGTGCTTCTGGTCTCCGTCGAACTCGACGAGATCCGCGCCCTTGCCGACCGCATCCTGGTAATGTTCGCGGGCGAAAATGTCGGCGAAGCAAAGCCGGATGCAGGCGAACAGCAACTCGGCCTGATGATGGCCGGCATAGCGTCTTGA
- a CDS encoding purine-nucleoside phosphorylase, whose protein sequence is MSDAALLLREALGDLEPRIAMVLGSGLGGLTDDLSAKQSFAFSELPGFPVGGVSGHEGSVVIGKLAGKPVIVLSGRVHYYEQGDAAAMRVPLETLAALGIKELLLTNAAGSLRQDMPPGSVMLITDHINYSGMNPLIGERSDRRFTGMSQAYDLGLAEAMRRVARDLDIELAEGVYMWFSGPSFETPAEIRMARTLGADAVGMSTVPEVILARFLGLKVAAASVITNFGAGMSQGELGHEETKEMAPIGGRKLAAIVKRLIGEG, encoded by the coding sequence ATGAGCGACGCCGCCCTCCTGCTGCGCGAGGCGCTTGGCGACCTTGAGCCCCGCATCGCAATGGTTCTTGGCTCCGGCCTTGGCGGCCTGACCGATGACTTGTCGGCGAAACAGTCTTTTGCCTTTTCCGAACTGCCCGGCTTTCCCGTCGGCGGCGTCAGCGGCCACGAGGGGTCCGTCGTCATCGGCAAGCTCGCCGGCAAGCCAGTCATCGTGCTGTCGGGCCGGGTGCATTACTATGAACAGGGCGACGCGGCAGCCATGCGCGTTCCGCTCGAGACGCTCGCCGCGCTGGGCATCAAGGAACTGCTGCTGACGAATGCTGCCGGGTCCCTGCGCCAGGACATGCCGCCGGGCTCGGTCATGCTGATCACCGACCATATCAACTATTCCGGCATGAACCCGCTGATCGGCGAGAGATCCGACCGCCGCTTCACCGGCATGAGCCAGGCATATGACCTCGGTCTGGCGGAAGCGATGCGCCGGGTGGCCCGCGATCTGGATATTGAGCTTGCCGAAGGCGTCTATATGTGGTTTTCAGGTCCGAGTTTCGAAACACCGGCGGAAATCCGCATGGCCCGGACACTGGGCGCCGACGCTGTCGGCATGTCCACTGTCCCCGAGGTCATTTTAGCGCGCTTTCTGGGTCTGAAGGTCGCTGCGGCTTCCGTCATCACGAATTTCGGCGCCGGCATGAGCCAGGGGGAACTCGGCCATGAGGAAACCAAGGAAATGGCGCCGATCGGCGGCCGCAAGCTGGCCGCCATTGTCAAACGCCTGATTGGCGAGGGGTAA
- the msrA gene encoding peptide-methionine (S)-S-oxide reductase MsrA: MFLSAFNREKTVMPTPETALAGRPDPIPTAERHFVNGRPLSPPFPAGLKEVQFGMGCFWGAERLLWQTPGVYVTVAGYAGGLTPNPTYEETCTGLTGHAEVVRVIYDPAEVSLENLLMLFFEAHDPTQGMRQGNDIGTTYRSAIYLENADELELARSVRDRFQHALEANGRNDRITTEIAEAGAFYPAEDYHQQYLAKNPAGYCGLKGTGVSCPVG; this comes from the coding sequence ATGTTTCTTTCCGCCTTCAACAGGGAAAAAACCGTCATGCCGACGCCCGAAACCGCGCTGGCCGGCCGGCCGGACCCCATCCCGACCGCAGAACGCCATTTCGTCAACGGCCGTCCGCTTTCACCGCCTTTTCCGGCAGGCCTGAAGGAAGTGCAGTTCGGCATGGGATGCTTCTGGGGGGCCGAGCGCCTCTTGTGGCAGACGCCGGGCGTCTACGTCACCGTGGCAGGCTATGCAGGCGGACTTACGCCAAACCCGACTTACGAGGAGACCTGCACCGGGCTGACCGGCCATGCCGAGGTTGTGCGCGTCATCTATGATCCCGCCGAAGTCAGCCTCGAGAACCTTCTCATGCTGTTCTTCGAAGCCCATGACCCGACACAGGGCATGCGCCAGGGCAATGATATCGGCACCACCTACCGCTCGGCCATCTATCTTGAAAATGCAGACGAGCTTGAGCTTGCCAGGTCCGTGCGCGACCGCTTCCAGCATGCACTGGAAGCGAATGGCCGCAATGACCGCATCACCACCGAAATTGCGGAAGCCGGGGCTTTCTACCCGGCGGAAGACTATCACCAGCAATATCTCGCCAAGAACCCGGCCGGCTATTGCGGCCTGAAGGGCACCGGCGTCTCCTGCCCGGTCGGCTGA
- a CDS encoding BMP family protein: MKKTILSLIALAAMSTTALADFKPALVYGTGGKFDKSFNESAYNGAEKFKADTGVEYRDFEPTGDAQGEQAILNFASMGFNPVVALSFAWKSAVEKIAPQFPDTEFYIVDDVIDAPNVQSVVFKEEQGSYLVGLLAAMKSETGAVGFVGGMDIPLIHKFGCGYAQGAKAANGDVTILRNFVGTTGAAWNDPVTAGELTKNQMDQGADVIYAAAGASGLGVLQAAADAEEYSIGVDSNQNYVHPGSVLTSMVKRVDNAVYDAFKASQDGNFEAGINSLGVADNGVGWAYDEYNKPLITEEMLAAVEKAKEGIVSGEIEVHDYSVDNTCPY, from the coding sequence ATGAAAAAAACTATCCTGAGCCTTATCGCCCTTGCCGCGATGTCAACGACCGCGCTGGCGGATTTCAAGCCCGCGCTTGTCTACGGCACGGGCGGCAAATTCGACAAATCCTTCAACGAGTCGGCCTATAACGGCGCCGAAAAGTTCAAGGCCGACACCGGCGTCGAATATCGCGACTTCGAACCGACCGGCGACGCCCAGGGCGAGCAGGCGATCCTCAACTTCGCCTCCATGGGCTTCAACCCCGTCGTCGCCCTTTCCTTTGCCTGGAAATCCGCCGTCGAGAAGATCGCCCCGCAGTTCCCCGACACCGAGTTCTACATCGTGGATGACGTGATCGATGCGCCGAACGTCCAGTCCGTGGTCTTCAAGGAAGAACAGGGGTCCTATCTCGTCGGCCTTCTGGCGGCGATGAAATCGGAAACCGGCGCGGTCGGCTTCGTCGGCGGCATGGATATTCCGCTGATCCACAAATTCGGCTGCGGCTACGCCCAGGGCGCCAAGGCCGCAAACGGCGACGTCACCATCCTGCGCAATTTCGTCGGCACCACCGGCGCCGCCTGGAACGACCCGGTCACGGCCGGCGAACTGACCAAGAACCAGATGGACCAGGGCGCCGACGTGATCTATGCGGCGGCCGGCGCCTCCGGCCTCGGCGTGCTGCAGGCTGCGGCCGATGCCGAGGAATATTCGATCGGCGTCGACAGCAACCAGAATTACGTCCATCCGGGCTCCGTCCTGACCTCGATGGTCAAGCGCGTCGACAACGCCGTCTATGACGCCTTCAAGGCCAGCCAGGACGGCAACTTCGAGGCCGGCATCAACTCGCTCGGCGTTGCCGACAACGGCGTCGGCTGGGCCTATGACGAGTACAACAAGCCGCTGATCACCGAAGAGATGCTCGCCGCCGTCGAAAAGGCGAAGGAAGGCATCGTTTCGGGCGAGATCGAGGTGCATGACTACTCGGTCGACAACACCTGCCCCTACTGA
- the cdd gene encoding cytidine deaminase codes for MATAEKLFEKARAASARAYAPYSKFPVGAALLTDDGQVFAGANVENLAFPEGICAEGVAIGHMVMGGALKIRAAAVYAPRLALCPPCGGCRQKLAEFSDPDTKIYLCDDGGVRQTVTMAELLPHAFATGEIG; via the coding sequence ATGGCAACGGCTGAAAAGCTTTTCGAGAAGGCCCGTGCGGCCAGCGCCAGGGCCTACGCGCCGTATTCGAAATTTCCGGTGGGTGCCGCCCTTCTGACGGATGACGGCCAGGTCTTTGCCGGCGCGAATGTCGAGAACCTGGCCTTTCCCGAGGGCATCTGCGCCGAAGGCGTGGCCATCGGCCACATGGTGATGGGCGGCGCGCTGAAGATAAGGGCGGCAGCCGTCTACGCCCCCCGTCTTGCGCTCTGCCCGCCCTGCGGCGGCTGCCGGCAGAAGCTCGCCGAGTTTTCCGATCCCGACACCAAAATCTATCTCTGCGATGACGGCGGCGTACGCCAAACGGTGACGATGGCCGAATTGCTGCCGCACGCCTTTGCCACCGGTGAAATCGGATGA
- the deoA gene encoding thymidine phosphorylase, which translates to MLAPETIRRKRDGFALSAAEIRDFVRALSDETLSEAQAAAFAMAVYFQGMDEAETIALTLAMRDSGAVLSWPGIDRPLADKHSTGGIGDNVSLMLAPIAAATGLAVPMISGRGLGPTGGTLDKLESIPGYDVSPDEASLRRSIAEAGCAIVGQTGALAPADKRLYAIRDVTATVESMPLIVSSILSKKLAAGLRSLVLDVKVGNGAFMRNTADAVALAQLLVKVANGAGLATTALVTDMNEPLADAVGNAVEIENALAFLKGEKAGTRLGRVVLELAAEMICGAGLAETHADAKALADATLASGEAVECFGRMVAALGGPADFVEKSVAYLPKAPLIRPVAAPRSGYLAAADARALGIGVVTLGGGRIRSDTRIDHRVGFSGLLPLGTFVEAGAPLGLVHAVTAGACEAAMQTLRDAYAIEDEAPADRPLVIERIREA; encoded by the coding sequence ATGCTGGCGCCGGAGACGATCCGCAGAAAACGCGACGGCTTCGCGCTTTCGGCCGCAGAAATTAGGGATTTCGTCCGCGCGCTGTCAGACGAGACGCTTTCCGAAGCGCAGGCCGCAGCCTTCGCCATGGCTGTCTATTTCCAGGGTATGGACGAGGCGGAAACCATCGCACTGACCCTTGCCATGCGCGACAGCGGCGCGGTTCTTTCCTGGCCGGGCATCGATCGTCCGCTGGCCGACAAGCATTCGACCGGCGGGATCGGCGACAATGTCTCGCTGATGCTGGCGCCGATCGCGGCGGCAACCGGCCTTGCCGTGCCGATGATTTCCGGCCGCGGGCTCGGGCCCACAGGCGGCACGCTCGACAAGCTGGAGTCCATTCCCGGCTATGATGTCAGCCCCGACGAGGCAAGCCTGCGCCGCTCGATTGCCGAGGCCGGCTGCGCCATTGTCGGCCAGACCGGCGCGCTGGCACCCGCCGACAAACGGCTTTACGCGATCCGCGACGTCACGGCGACGGTGGAATCCATGCCGCTGATCGTTTCCTCGATCCTGTCGAAGAAGCTTGCCGCCGGGCTCCGGTCGCTGGTGCTCGACGTCAAGGTCGGCAATGGCGCCTTCATGCGGAATACCGCCGATGCCGTCGCTCTCGCGCAGCTGCTGGTCAAGGTTGCAAACGGCGCTGGCCTTGCCACGACGGCGCTGGTCACCGACATGAACGAGCCGCTGGCTGACGCCGTCGGCAATGCGGTCGAAATCGAAAACGCGCTTGCCTTCCTGAAGGGTGAAAAGGCGGGCACAAGGCTCGGGAGAGTTGTCCTGGAACTTGCCGCCGAGATGATATGCGGCGCGGGCCTTGCCGAAACGCACGCGGATGCCAAGGCCCTTGCGGACGCGACATTGGCAAGCGGCGAGGCGGTGGAATGCTTCGGACGCATGGTTGCGGCATTGGGCGGACCGGCTGATTTCGTCGAGAAATCCGTGGCCTATCTGCCGAAGGCTCCCCTCATCCGCCCCGTCGCCGCGCCGCGGTCCGGCTACCTGGCCGCAGCGGACGCAAGGGCGCTGGGCATCGGCGTGGTCACGCTTGGCGGCGGACGCATCAGGTCCGACACGCGCATCGACCATCGCGTTGGCTTTTCCGGGCTCCTGCCGCTCGGCACGTTTGTCGAGGCAGGCGCGCCGCTCGGCCTCGTCCACGCGGTAACTGCCGGCGCATGCGAGGCCGCGATGCAGACGCTGCGCGACGCCTATGCGATCGAGGATGAAGCGCCTGCCGACCGACCGCTCGTCATCGAGCGGATCAGGGAGGCCTGA
- a CDS encoding ABC transporter permease, giving the protein MHTVDIIVGMLGSTIRLSIPLIFTALAGLFSERSGIFDIGLEGKMLASAFASAVVAYYTGSPWLGLLGGILVSILFSLVHGYASITARGNQIVSGVALNFVAAGLTVVLGNAWFRQGGRTPQLANTARFTEIEFPGAEAAREMGFLGKFYADVISGQNVLVYLAFITVPIVWWVIYKTRFGLRLRAVGENPGAVDTAGISVVWLRYRAVIIAGFLCGFSGTYLAIAQSASFINNMSAGKGYIALAALIFAKWKPVPVMFACLLFGFLGAFSNFMQGKSMPLIGEVPVQFYQALPYILTCVLLAGFIGTARPPKAGGIPYTKER; this is encoded by the coding sequence ATGCACACGGTTGATATCATTGTCGGCATGCTCGGCTCCACCATCAGGCTTTCCATTCCGCTGATCTTCACGGCCCTTGCCGGCCTGTTCTCGGAACGCTCGGGGATTTTCGACATCGGCCTCGAGGGCAAGATGCTGGCATCCGCCTTCGCCTCCGCCGTGGTCGCCTATTATACCGGCTCGCCCTGGCTCGGGCTTCTGGGCGGCATCCTCGTCTCCATCCTCTTCAGCCTCGTTCACGGTTATGCGTCGATCACCGCGCGCGGCAACCAGATCGTCTCCGGCGTGGCGCTCAATTTCGTCGCCGCCGGTCTGACCGTCGTGCTCGGCAATGCCTGGTTCCGCCAGGGCGGACGCACGCCGCAGCTTGCGAACACCGCGCGGTTTACCGAGATCGAGTTTCCCGGCGCGGAGGCGGCAAGAGAGATGGGCTTTCTCGGCAAGTTCTATGCCGATGTGATCTCGGGCCAGAACGTCCTTGTCTACCTCGCCTTCATCACCGTGCCGATCGTCTGGTGGGTGATCTACAAGACCCGTTTCGGCCTGAGGTTGCGGGCCGTCGGCGAAAACCCGGGCGCGGTCGACACCGCGGGCATCTCGGTGGTCTGGCTGCGCTACCGCGCCGTCATCATCGCCGGCTTCCTCTGCGGCTTTTCCGGAACATATCTCGCGATCGCCCAGTCGGCCTCCTTCATCAACAACATGTCGGCCGGCAAGGGCTATATTGCGCTGGCGGCGCTGATCTTCGCCAAGTGGAAACCGGTCCCCGTCATGTTCGCCTGCCTGTTGTTCGGCTTCCTCGGCGCGTTTTCGAACTTCATGCAGGGCAAGTCCATGCCGCTGATCGGTGAGGTTCCGGTCCAGTTCTACCAGGCCCTGCCCTATATCCTCACCTGCGTGCTTCTGGCCGGCTTCATCGGCACCGCGCGTCCACCAAAAGCCGGCGGCATTCCCTACACCAAGGAGCGGTGA